One segment of Phragmites australis chromosome 13, lpPhrAust1.1, whole genome shotgun sequence DNA contains the following:
- the LOC133888729 gene encoding cytochrome P450 77A4-like, whose protein sequence is MLDSPHRQGLAFIVTSMPMQQPTRGAGATLPTAMPAPAADSSSFLLLAFTAVVGSVVLVVAVAIARYNRRHRGLRLPPGPPGWPVVGNLFQVAFSGKLFIHYIRDLLREYGPILTLRMGERTIVVISSAELAHEAFVVKNRFVLRMRAEVAASPDGASVWVLRNARFAVFCILLDMTFGLLDLDEEHIVHIDAVMKRVLLAVGVRMDDYLPFLRPFFWRQQRRALAVRREQIDTLLPLINRRRAILRDMQSSPPNPNVAAPFSYLDSVLDLNIEGRDVVTDDELVTLCAELLNGGTDTTATAIEWAMARIVDNPSIQARLHEEIMQQVGDARPVDDKDIDSMPYLQAFVKELLRKHPPTYFALTHAAVQPGSKLAGYDVPTDANLDIFLPTISEDPKLWERPTEFDPDRFLSGGETADMTGSAGIRMIPFGAGRRICPGLAMGTTHIALMVARMVQAFEWRAHPSQQPLDFKDKVEFTVVMARPLLATVKPRNLSF, encoded by the coding sequence ATGCTCGATAGCCCACATCGTCAAGGGCTCGCATTTATCGTCACGTCCATGCCCATGCAACAGCCGACGCGCGGCGCGGGCGCCACCCTTCCCACCGCGATGCCAGCGCCGGCCGCGGACTCGTCGTCGTTCCTGCTGCTTGCCTTCACGGCGGTGGTAGGGAGTGTCGTGCTGGTCGTTGCCGTGGCCATCGCGAGGTACAACCGGAGGCACAGGGGCCTGCGGCTCCCGCCGGGCCCGCCCGGGTGGCCCGTCGTCGGGAACCTCTTCCAGGTGGCCTTCTCCGGGAAGCTCTTCATCCACTACATCCGCGACCTGCTCCGGGAGTACGGGCCCATCCTCACGCTGCGGATGGGGGAGCGCACGATCGTCGTCATCAGCAGCGCCGAGCTCGCGCACGAGGCTTTCGTCGTGAAAAACCGGTTCGTGTTGCGGATGCGCGCCGAGGTTGCAGCGTCACCCGACGGCGCGTCCGTCTGGGTGCTCCGGAACGCGCGCTTCGCCGTGTTCTGCATCCTGCTCGACATGACCTTCGGCCTGCTCGACCTCGATGAGGAGCACATCGTGCATATCGACGCCGTCATGAAGCGCGTGCTGCTCGCCGTCGGCGTTCGTATGGACGACTACCTCCCGTTCCTCCGCCCGTTCTTCTGGCGGCAGCAACGCCGCGCGCTCGCCGTCCGCCGCGAGCAGATCGACACGCTGCTCCCACTCATCAACAGGCGCCGCGCCATCCTCCGCGACATGCAGAGCTCGCCACCCAACCCCAACGTCGCCGCGCCGTTCTCGTACCTCGACTCTGTTCTCGACCTCAACATCGAGGGCCGCGACGTCGTGACCGACGACGAGCTGGTCACCCTCTGCGCGGAGCTGCTAAACGGCGGCACCGACACTACTGCCACCGCGATCGAGTGGGCCATGGCGCGCATCGTGGACAATCCATCCATCCAGGCCCGGCTCCATGAGGAGATCATGCAGCAGGTCGGCGACGCGCGGCCGGTCGACGACAAGGACATAGACAGCATGCCGTACCTGCAGGCCTTCGTGAAGGAGCTCCTCCGGAAGCACCCACCGACGTACTTCGCTCTCACCCACGCCGCCGTTCAGCCGGGGAGCAAGCTCGCCGGCTACGACGTGCCCACGGACGCGAACCTGGACATCTTCCTCCCGACCATCTCCGAGGATCCGAAGCTGTGGGAACGGCCGACGGAGTTCGACCCGGACAGGTTCCTGTCCGGCGGCGAGACGGCGGACATGACGGGGTCGGCGGGGATCCGGATGATCCCGTTCGGCGCGGGGCGGAGGATCTGCCCGGGGTTGGCCATGGGCACGACGCACATCGCGCTGATGGTGGCGCGGATGGTGCAGGCGTTCGAGTGGCGCGCGCACCCGTCGCAGCAGCCGCTGGACTTCAAGGACAAGGTGGAGTTCACGGTGGTGATGGCCCGGCCGCTGCTCGCCACGGTGAAGCCCCGGAACCTCTCGTTCTGA